In Nakamurella antarctica, the following are encoded in one genomic region:
- a CDS encoding DUF368 domain-containing protein: MTAPTAEASTEKSKARAAVRTIADVIRGALIGAAEIVPGVSGGTIALIVGVYGHLIDSAGHLARGVALLVADGLRGRGRARAFAHFRSVRWGVVLPIGFGMLAAILVGAKLLAPLLEEHPVGTRAVFAGLIAASLVVPIRMAGAHWRPREILLALTAAALTFVLTGLPRAGEISPSLLLVAVAGAFAICALVLPGVSGSFLLLTVGLYAPTLAAVNDRNLGYLGAFMVGAMLGLGVFVSGLQWLLAHRHRVTLVIMTGLMLGSLRALWPWQGASNEMLAPSSDVALVAALFFAGAALVIVLIIVEHRLVARRLLTADIESDPVPDAADQA; the protein is encoded by the coding sequence ATGACTGCACCCACCGCCGAGGCGTCTACCGAAAAGAGCAAGGCTCGCGCAGCCGTGCGAACCATAGCCGACGTCATCCGCGGCGCACTGATCGGCGCCGCCGAGATCGTGCCCGGCGTCAGCGGCGGCACTATCGCTCTCATCGTCGGCGTGTACGGCCACCTCATCGACAGCGCCGGACATCTGGCGCGGGGCGTCGCGTTGCTGGTGGCTGACGGGCTCCGCGGGCGAGGGCGCGCCCGCGCCTTCGCTCACTTCCGCTCCGTGCGCTGGGGCGTCGTGCTCCCCATCGGGTTCGGGATGCTCGCGGCCATCCTCGTCGGGGCGAAGCTCCTTGCGCCGCTCCTAGAGGAACATCCCGTCGGCACCCGCGCCGTGTTCGCCGGGCTGATCGCCGCGTCCCTGGTGGTGCCGATCCGCATGGCCGGTGCACACTGGCGTCCGCGCGAGATCCTGCTGGCGCTCACCGCGGCCGCGCTCACGTTCGTCCTCACCGGGCTGCCCCGAGCGGGCGAGATCAGCCCGTCCTTATTACTTGTCGCGGTCGCTGGGGCGTTCGCCATCTGCGCACTCGTACTGCCCGGCGTGTCCGGATCATTCCTGCTGCTAACCGTCGGCCTCTACGCGCCGACCCTCGCGGCCGTCAACGACCGCAACCTCGGCTACCTCGGGGCTTTCATGGTGGGTGCAATGCTCGGACTCGGGGTGTTCGTGTCCGGGCTTCAGTGGCTGCTGGCTCACCGCCACCGGGTGACCCTCGTAATCATGACCGGCCTGATGCTCGGCTCGCTCCGCGCACTGTGGCCGTGGCAGGGCGCCTCGAACGAGATGCTCGCGCCGTCGAGCGACGTAGCGCTGGTCGCCGCTCTGTTCTTTGCCGGCGCGGCACTCGTCATCGTGCTCATCATCGTCGAGCACCGGCTGGTGGCCCGCCGGCTTCTCACGGCCGACATTGAGAGCGACCCTGTCCCCGATGCCGCCGACCAGGCTTAG